The window TCAAACCCTGCTCTGCCCATTCCCTGCACTGCCCCATTCCTTGCTGTATCTCAAACCCTGTTCTGCCTGTTCCCTTCCTTGCCCATCCCTTGTGGTATCCCAAACCCTgcactgcccatccctgcactgCCCATCCCCTACTCTATCCCAAACCCTGCTCTGCCcgttccctgctctgcccattccctcctgtatcccaaaccctgcactgccccatccctgcactgCCCATTCCTTGCTTTATCCCAAACCCTGCTCTGCCcgttccctgctctgcccatccCTTGTGGTATCCCAAACCCTGCATTGCCCATGCCCTCCTGTATCCCAAACCCTgcactgcccatccctgcactgCCCATCCCCTCCTGTATCCCAAACCCTgcactgcccatccctgcactgCCCATGCCCTCCTGTATCCCAAACCCTGCATTGCCCATGCCCTCCTGTATCCCAAACCCTgcactgcccatccctgcactgCCCATCCCCTCCTATATCCCAAACCCTgcactgcccatccctgcaaCACCCattcccaccaccacccccaccCTATTCCCCCACTATTCCCTGCCCCACGAGCTGTCCAGTGCCCTACTGACCATTccctttcccattccctggctgcctgcaggagctgaggagcCAGAAGCAGAAGATGGTGTCAGAACGGGAGCGCCTGCAAGCCGAGCTGGATCACCTGCGGAAGTGCCTTGCCTTGCCTGCAATGCAGTGGTCTAGGGGTTATTTCAAGGGGTATCCCAGGTGACGCTCCCTGGGCCAGGCCGAACATATAGTCTAGAAATAATAATCTATTTTATTACCttgaatatttaatatttttcactgGGAGGTTTGaagctaaaataataaaatttagaaaaaaaaaaaattaaaaaaaaaatacaaaaacaaccgagacaaaaaggaaaaaaaaaaaaagaaaagaaaaaaaaaaggacagacaAAACCACGACAACAAAATCGTTAATAATAAaaggaagcaaacaaacaaacaaaactaaagagaaataaataaataaatggagaaTGTGCCATGCATGAAGCAAATGGGAGCCGGGAGGAGCCGGGAGCCCACCCCATggccagcagcccctggcatgtcccctcctgtcccctcctccgGGGGCCACAGCTCTGAAGCCCCCCCCCGCCTCCACCCACCCACACTTTATAACGCtcattttttttggttcttttgtttttttttttttcttaaaaaaaaaaaaaaaaaagaaaaaaagacaatgaaaGACTCCACGACAACACTAAACCCGGTGGGGCCCCGCGGGGCCGGGTGCTGCCGgatcctgctcccagcactgcacccccagcccagggttTCCCCTGGAAATGCACTTCGCTATCAAAAAATAAAGTCAATAAACTGGTTGAAGGTCCCTTTTTGTTCCTGGTtggtggggaaggggcagggacACGCGCGGGGTCATTTTGTCACCCCGGCTTTGGGATTGAACAggcgggaaaaaaaaaaaaaaaaaaaaaaagaggaaaaaaaaaaaaaaggtgcttcAGCCTTGTactgtgtatatatattaaaaaacaaagttttgtatgtttttattgcttttaattattgttataaaaagcttgcctttttttttaagatgtttctgcttttttttccccttttttcacCCATCTTTCTACctccctgtttttattttctttctgtttttgttttttttttttttttgttttgttttttttcttttggcaaaaGGATTAACTCGCTTTTTAGTGTTTGTACTGCTGCTGGTCGGGCCAGAAAAGATAATTGAAACGTTTTAAGAAGAAttgaaaaccaggaaaaataaatgcccTTTTCCAGTGGGGCAGGTCCTGTCCCACCACCAGTCCCTCAGGAAGCTCAACCCTTCCACCCTCCTGtgttctcttttttatttttacccttTTTCGTTGCTTTCTGGGGCTttttctgctccagctgggTCTTCGTGGGTGTCACAGTGCCGGGTGGTGTCTGAGCCTTGCCCAGGCTCCGTCTGccaaaggaaaaatcccaaggAATTGTGCTGAGAGGGTGGAGGGTTGAGGGATGGGTGGCATTGGGGTGTCCTTGTCCCCCCACAAAAAATACCAAGACAATCAGAGTGGCTCTAAGGCAGTTTGGGCACAGGGAGAGGGGGTTTTGTGGGGTCTCTTGGTGTCACTTTGGGGACAATCCATgtggagctgtgcctgcaggtgggcagggatgtcctggtgccaccagggtCACCCTTGGTGCCATTTTTAGCTAAAaaccatcttaaaaaaaaaaaaaaaagctaaaatccaGCCCGTGCCCTGCCTCCTCCAGGGGAGCctttttatttgattatttttaaattatttattagagATTGTTTTTAATTCGCCACGAGACCAGCTCACATCTCTGGGAAAAGGTGacctctgcttcctgctttaAATTCCCTCGTTGCACTGGCAAAGAAAAGCACTAaaccccccaccccactccctGCTCTCTCATTGGCttcaccaaataaaaaaaaaaaaaaaaagctgggcaagattaaaaagcaaaatgcccTTGTGACAGAAATTAGTTTAATCTTTTTTAAATCCCCAATTGCCTCGCCAGCCTCTGGCCTCGCCGCTGCCAACTCGGGGCTTCGAAGGGAATTTTAACACGGCAAAATTCACTCGTggctcctctcctttcccttcctgtgtGCCATGGCAGAAgaaggcagggatggaaaaTCATTGGCAATTTATCCCTGGCCGTGCTGAGGAGCCTGGCTGGGATGCAGCCTCGCTCTTGTGCTGACTTTACCTCCTCACCAGCCTGGATTCAGGGTTTTTGGACCAATTTTCTCCCTGCCCCAGGGTTGTGGTGAGCATTTGTGTCTGTGCAGAattgctggagcagctgtgccagagcctggaaggaggaaggagaggaaggcagagcCTGCTGGGAGCAGGTTGGAtgctgtgaaagaaaacaaaaaaaaaaaaaaaaaaaaaaaaacccaaaaaaggagaaaaacccaaccctaaacATGTTCAGAGTGTACTTTGTTGGAATTAATTGTAATGTAATATATTAATTGTTGAATGTAGTAATTAGGTATTTATGAATACATTGCTGTAATTCCTGAAAACATCCCgtaaaaaccccccaaaataaacTCTTCCACAACGACGGCAAGGAATCCTTTCTCCGTTGGGAAcgcagccctgctctgagcatccccagccctgctccgaGCACTCCCGGCAGCTCCCGCAGGCATTCCTGCCATCCTGCCCGCTGTGCCAGCCCTTGggggcacagcccaggcaggcagggcaCAGATGGCAGCGGGAGCCTGGCCCAGATGCTCGGGGaagggcagcactggcagcctGGCACCCTCGGGCTCCAGGAGTAATtacagctgccatcagcacagccctgctcctgccagagcCTGTCTGGATCCTGCCTGGACTCTGTCCTGGTTCCCATCTTGATCTTGCCCCAGATCCCATCTTGATACTGCCCGGATCCTATTCTGATCCCACCTTGATCCTGTCCTGGACTGCATTTTGACCCTGCCCGGATCCTGCCCTTGCCTGTCGCTCCTCTGCAGGGAAACAGGGCCAGAGCcaaaggagagctgcaggattTCCCAAGCATTGTGTGTGAAACAGCCCAGGATTAATTTGATGCCATTCTTCAGcggcgattttttttttttattatctttcttttttttttttacagacaaGTTTTGGATTAAACCCCcaaatattacaaaaatagATAGATGATATCCTGGTATTGGAGAGggaaaaccattttcttttgtccttCTCCAAAGAGCAGATGGATCTGCTTCCCAGCTGATCTCCCCAGCAGACACCTCATTGCCAGcacatcttctttttttttttttttttttttccttttttccccaaggcTCTGAGAAAATCCATGGAAGCACCGCCTTGAAATTTATGGCTTTCAAGGCAGTGTGTGGCCTGTGCTGCCCTCAGAAGTTCCCTCTCTGAAGTACAACCCGAGAGATCCGCCCAGCGAGTCACTGCCTGCACTGAGGCTCTGGTgatgctccagcagctctggagcaaTTCCCACCCGGCCCCGAGAGGAGATTTGAGGGCTGGGAGGTCCTTGCAGGGAGGTGGGAGCTGCTCAGatgaagcagctcctgcccagctccaggtcAGAAATCCTGGGAGTGGGAGCTCTCCCCAGGCTGGAGGTTAGTCCGGAGCTTGTACATGTGATCCAAAGCTTGGGTAAGGAAAGTCCCGGTGGTGTTGATCTCCATCAGGGTTAAATTATCCAGCTAAAAGGGGAAAGAACAATATCACGGAGGCCAAGGTACCCAGGAAGCAGCTCACAGCCCACAGTTCCCTCTGGTGACACCCCAAGGGACTGACCCAACTGCCAGCCCTGGCCAAGAGAAGCACCCCAGCACCATTTCAAGAACATTCCCCATTCCTAAGGAGTGTTCAAAGAcaagctggatggggcttggagctgcCTGGTCTACTGGAAGGTGTGGAAAAGGGGTGGGATGAGACCTTTAAgaaccaacccaaaccattccatgactcctCTGCTTCCCACAAGGAGCTGCCCCTGGCCCACGAGGTTCAACACACAACTCCAGTGACGCACCCACAAGCCAGGACAAGCATGCCCCAAGCCAGCCTTTTCCCAGCAGCTCATCCCTCATCCCTCAGCGCCCTGGGGCAGCTGGATCCCtcctgggatgagctcctggcACACCTTGGCGTGAGCCTCCTGCTGCCGCACGAAGCTGTCGGCGGAGAGGCGCAGCTTGGCCACGCGTGTGTCCCACGTGTCCTTCACCAGAGTCCGGATCTCGTCTGCTCTGGGGATGTTGTcagaggcactgggacagggaaagaaaaggcaggGTCAGAGCAGGCTCTGAGGGGTGTGTGGTTATGTCACTGAGTAGTGTTGTCACCATCTCACTCCCCCACGTCCCTTGCAGGACAGTTTGCTAAAAACCCGTGACTCCACATTAAAATCCTCTCTGCCCCTTCTCCTACTGAGATTTCTGGGATGGTTTCCTTCCCCAGAAACGCTCAGCTCCAACGCAGTAGTGGGCTGTCACTAGAATCCTTCTGCTCCTCAATTGCCCAGCTGTTACGAGGTGCACAGAGGGCCCCAAACCTGGCGAAAGTCATGACCAGCTGGGGAAACCAAGGGCTCAAGCATGGTGAAATCCCTGGCTTggggctcccagggctgcatCAAGGAGAATTAAGCTggaagggctggatgggatGTGCCACATCACCCCATTAAGGTCATTCAGCGCTGCCATAAGGAGCTGGGAGACACGATCAATGCGCACGGACAGAGCTGTCAGGGTTGCTGGAGcgtgctgggaagcagcagcacgCCAGGAGCCTCCTCTCCAGAGGAAAAGCCAGAGCTAGAATGCCCACCCTGCTTAATCGAGGGCTTAAAAAGTCAGCAGAGCCCTCGCTGAGACAAATACCAGCCAGCACATTTTACAAGTGAAATGCCTCAGCAGGCAGGAGCTCAGGCTCGGAATATCCCCggcctcctgctccccaggctGAGGGAAGAGGAGCTTTCCTCCTGAAGGAGAGCCAAGGAAGAGGCCTGGAGGCTCGAGGCTGCTGAACAGATTGCAGCCATGGAACGTGTTACGGCTCCTCCAGGCCTCCACGCTGAGCTGCTGCTCAATAAAGCGACACAGCCCCAATTATGAGGCCAAGGAACAAGCGATCCCCAAGTTCCTGAGAGGCAGAGTTACCACgagggaaaagctgctgtgaaaTCTTGGCAGGATGAGGGGATAAACCTCCCTCAAACTCTCCCTTTCCCCACCGCCCTCTGGGGCTGCTGCCAAGCAAAGCTTGAAAAATCATCCGTGCTCACACCAAGTGGGGTGGAAAAtggcccagctcagctcctaCTCACTagttcagcagcagcttggTGAGCTCCATGTAGTAGGGACTGGGCATAGGAGTGAAGGTGTCCTCTTTCCGCTCCTGATCCCGGATTTCCTCCAGTTTCCCTAAAATACAACCAGGGATGCTCAGGTTTTGCCAGGCCTTCAATGCTCCCTCCCCAGGAAAATCCAGGTCGTTTTTGTAGGATGAGCTCAGGGTCCAGGACTCCAATGATGTGAGGGCAGGAAAAGGTTCCTGTGAGCAGGCACACAAGGGACATGGACACTTCCATGGTGTCCCTCCTCACAGAGATTTTCCCAGGGAATTtgtgacaggatgagagaaaacagcctcaagttTTGCCATAGGAGGTTCAGGATGGACAtcagaaggaattcctggacTGAAAGGATGATTAAACACTGGAAGGTTTTTgtccagggaggtttggagtccccatccctggaggtgcccaAGCAatggctggatgtggcactcagtgctctgggctggtgacaaggtgggggcacaagttggatttgatgaggttggaggtcttttccaacctaaaaaattctgggattctgtgaccCGAAGTCCCTAAAGCTTCTTCTGAACAAGCTCCACCACCCTCAGAGTAAATAAAGAATACCAGTGGTGAAACATGAGATCCTTCTCTTTCAGttgctttgtgtttttgaaTTAAGCTCCTCGCTAATGGTGAAAAACgggttatttttaatttcatgtttcCACTGCACCCACTGAAGGCCAGAGCTGAAGCCAGAGCTTCCATCCTCACCAACATCCATCCATTCTGGGGGAATGAGCCGacacttctgcctctgcttcagATTTATGGCCAACCACACAGGCACTTCCACTGGCAAACCAGGATTGAAGGGACCCAGATCTCCCTGGAAAACAAATTAAGGATGAGAGGCAGGCAACAACCAAGGCTTGGACTGCACAGAATTTGTCTGCTAATGTGGTGAGAGTTTCCAGAGGATTTGGAAAAGCTCCTCTCACTTCCCAGAATTCTTGCTCTCAGACTTTTCCTCATCTCCCTCAAGAAAGAATAACCAATGTTTCCAGTAGATTTTCTATTTCGAGGTGCTCCACAGGAATTACAGCCACAAATTCCATCTCCCTGGACATGCCCAGGTTCTGGTCAGCACCCAGGACAGCTGGACACTCCCAGACAGGGCTCAGGGGCTGCACAGACCCCCAAAGATGTGGgggacagcacagccccctCCCAAACCTCAAGGAGGCCTGCACTCCCTTTTCTTCTAATCCCCCTGCCTGTCATCCCTGAATCCCTTCATCCCTCCAATCccaccaccccaaaatccatccccatTACCCCCATCTCCTCCCTCTGTTCCCAAACACCCCAGacccatcccaatcccccccagctcctcccccTCAATCCCAAACCCTTAACCCCAATTCCCTaatctcctgtccctgccccccAGAGCCACCCAGCCCCGTCCCTGCCCCCTAAGTCCCCCGAACTTGTTCTCGGGCACCCCAAGCCGTGTCCCCAAGGCTCCGGCCCCCCTCcaacccctgtccctgcccagcccggccccgccgaCCCCAATCAGGTGAATCCGGTCCAGGCTGAAGTTGGGCACGATCGTCACCAGCTCCTTTTCGGCCAGGAACTCCACCTCGGCCGGCTCCATGGGCCCGGGGGAACCGAACCGGGATGGAACCGGGATGGAACCGGGATCGCTCCGGGATCGCACCGGGATGGAACCGGGATGGAACCGGGATCGCACAGGGGCCGACCCCGCCGCGCGCCCTCGCTCCCTATTGGCCGCGCAGCCCTCAGGTCCCGCCCACCGCGCCCCGCTCCCGCCTCCCGGAGCGTTTTTCGCGGTCTCCGGGAGAAGGCGGGGCCTGGCGCGGCGCGGCGCACGCTGATTGGCTGTTCCCTACTGTCGCCGTGGCGCACGCCTCTCTGATTGGCTGTCCTGCCCTCCCCGCGGCCCCGCGGTGGGAGGCCCGGGTGGGGGCACGGGGACCAATCGCGGAGCTCCTCCCGGGCTCTCGGCCAATCAGCGCTCGGCACTTGTTGCCGGGGCGCCTCGGGAGTGGCGGTGACCTCCGATGCCGCCCCCTGGCGGACGGGAGCGGAAGCGCCCCGTGGGAACAGGCTCGGGTCCCCGCGACCCCCGGGGCTGTGATGGGTGACACGGAGTGTGATGGGTGACACGGGGCTGTGTGGGTGACACGGGGCTGTGcgtggctgtccctgggctgtgcccaggccccAGCAGCTGCCCTCCTGTGCACAGACCAGCAGCTGAGTGTGTCTGTCTGTTCAGTAGCCCCTGTGCAGACATCCATGCACAGGCACCTACCATTACTCACCTGTCCCTTTCCTCTGttccccatccatccatccatccatccatccatccatccatccatccatccatccatccatccatccatccatccatcatccatccatccccctCCTCACATCCAGCTCAGCCAAATGGCTTCTGGATGATTTTTGGGGGCTGCATCCCATTTGCAAGTCCCCATGGAAACTCCTCCCCACCAGACAAATCCACCTCTCCTCAATCCCTCTCCCAAAACCACCTCGGGCTCAGCCCTGGGACCACCCACGGAACAACCACAACCCTTGGGATGCATGTTACCCCCACTCTGGGGTGGGAACCAAGCCTTGGAGACCCCCAACCCACCCCAACCGTGGGTGGCACGAGGAGGGTCCCTGAGCCCCCAttcccagagcatcccctgGTGCCTCCAGCACGTGCTGGGCGCTCCAGAACATCTCCCCCACGCTGCGCCTCCCCTTGCGTGTCTTTTGCCATCTGCTGctgtcattaaaaaattaaatttccatcTGCTTTCACACTCCCGCCTCTCCCGCCGGCTCCGGGTGCCGCTGCTCCCCGGGAAGCATCGCCCCCGGCTCCCTCCCGGCATGCGGCCGATCCGGCGGGATAAGGGTGACGACGCCGAGTTCATTTTCCCGCTGCTGTTTGCTGGAATAGATTCTTCAATCCTCAGTGGAGAAGTGGGGGCCCCACTTTTATCCACCCATGGGAAAGAGGGTGGCTCCTGGGGGGTGGTGTTGGAGTGTTTTGGGGGGTACAACCCACTCCCCCTGTGCTGACACAGCCAAACCGGGGGTGTGGAGCCCCAGGGGTTTTATTCATCATGGGAGTTCCCCCTCCCCGGCgctgttaggaaaaaaacacGAACCCCAGCCCTTGGCGTCCAAACCCACGCACGTGGGTGCCCCGTGagtccctgggagctgcaccCTGGAGGCTGTGGCTCCATCCtgatggagcagggacaggtCCTGCCAGACTGGGtatcccccatgtcccctctcagcactggctgcagggTGAGGGGCTCtccccgcgccgcccctcgcgGGACAGCGTGGTCCCCGTGGGCGTGGGAGGTGTGACGATGATGGAGGGCACGTGCAGGTGCTTCTGTCCCGAGGATGCCGCCGGGGTCCCGTCGCTGCCGttcctgctgctcacacacaTCTTCAAGcctggggaaatttggggggataAAAGGGGGATAAAAGGAGATCAGGCGCTGGGCTACAGCATCTCCCATCTCCCCGCCCTCCTCGGTGTCTTTATGATCCACTGGAGTACCCACAGCATCCTCACATCTCCTCCCCTGGATCCAccttggattttgggggggtttccTAGATGCATCCCCCTCCTCATCTGACCAACTGCCCAGCCCACTCCCCCTGAGGGGAGAAGATCGCTTTAATCTGCTTTTTTAATCAGGAGAAAAGCCCCCGTGTGGCACAGGCGGCATCCAGGGAGGTTTCAGCTCTTCCCAAGCAGGAAAATGCCTGGAGGGGACAGACACTgatatttttaatctctttttaatTAAGGATAAAGCCCTGCCTTATGTAAGGGAGCTGGAAAAGGGGGAGGGTCTTTTCTTGTATTCCAGACTCCAAGCTCATCACATGGGCCTGGAGGCATGGGGGAATGTTTTGGGGCTCTGTCCTGGATTTGGGGGAGGATTGGGATTCCCTGGCCGCTTGCTTCACCTGTTCTGTTATTCCTTGTTggatgggggaggggggaggtgTGAGACCTCAAACCCTCCCAGCCACTCCCTTCCAACATTCCAGATGCAGACAGGGGGCAGAGCTCATTTTTGGGTGATGCATCCAACTCTGTGCCCATCACAACCAGAATCTCAAAGAATCTGGGCTTGGGAAAAGCCAGGGAAGAGGCAGCTCTGCATCCTAAAGTGGGATCCTCATTAAGTCCCATCCCTAACGACCCCAAGGATGATTACCAGGAGtcagagggatgcagagctaATGGGAGATGTGATATCCAGCCTTCACCCTGTGAGGCCAGCAGCATTAAAAGCTCCCACTCTCCCACAGTGCAGACATTCCTGATGCCATTCCCAGCCTAAACccattaagaaaattaaagttGGGGAAGAAGCTCCTGGTTGGAGTATCCCTGGGAAGAGTGGAGCAGTGCAGGATGCTTGGGGTCAGCCTGGAGACCAGGAGCCAGAACCCTGGCTCTGGGCTGACCCCCGCATCCCATCCACATGTCCCTGagcagcccttccctgcctccaAGGAAACCCACCTGATTTCTTGTGGGCTGCCCTTAACTCATGGGTTCTCGACAGCAAAGTGTGAAGGACAAGCACAGGACTGGGAAAATAAAGCTGGGAAAATCCTCTCCGGGGTGATCCAGGTGCAACAGGTCACCCATAGGACTTCAGAAATTCCACCACATTCCCAAACTCCACCAATCACGCCCACACCTAAATCCCCTCCAGGTACAACCTTCCCTCAGACGCCTTCAGAGAGCAGCAACACCCCAAAGCCCCGTCCCAAACTCACCTTTCAGGCAGGATAACTTGAGCCCCATGTTTTCATCCTCTCAGCGGGATCCAGCTCTCCAGCTCCACCGCCG of the Cinclus cinclus chromosome 11, bCinCin1.1, whole genome shotgun sequence genome contains:
- the GINS2 gene encoding DNA replication complex GINS protein PSF2; this encodes MEPAEVEFLAEKELVTIVPNFSLDRIHLIGGDLGPFNPGLPVEVPVWLAINLKQRQKCRLIPPEWMDVGKLEEIRDQERKEDTFTPMPSPYYMELTKLLLNYASDNIPRADEIRTLVKDTWDTRVAKLRLSADSFVRQQEAHAKLDNLTLMEINTTGTFLTQALDHMYKLRTNLQPGESSHSQDF